From the Pomacea canaliculata isolate SZHN2017 linkage group LG4, ASM307304v1, whole genome shotgun sequence genome, one window contains:
- the LOC112563351 gene encoding pre-piRNA 3'-exonuclease trimmer-like isoform X1: MCEVLRSNFETFFPLIEKAIKQAEFIAIDTEFTGLVVEPENNPSLFDTSEERYQKLRKNVSRLSVCQIGLSIFIQDKSSNSYEAHTFNIPLMPVSFGSVDSCFVWQASSIQFLCQFNFDFNKFAYEGVPFLNEDQERELCQCISSGVLFSGLHRPLDESFIQSLCSMVATWYVSSSVGQTFTLHQQPSDGKLWNDFIIQTEIRKRFPEVWTSIDPFKNIAIERITPERRKELEMKRESDKERDQERLKQSLLGFTRVFRVMREYQKPLVGHNMLMDLLFLFDKFIHPLPIKYCSFKKQLHEIFPKIFDTKHMAFKTRKVLERILRRDINGPVSLMQLCHILESGRVTNSVMHMPKISFAKGFDRYLSKDAPHEAGFDSYQSGIIFLRLCHIIKFGNERIITTCPCSFNMYLSAAAPYCNCINVIRATLNHISLDGRDPPITRPEHLFVTCRKRSQRLNIQQLAEWFSSYGTVDVQLKNSRTALVAAGNFSCAKAILTAFQGHHYIRVTRYHFWKHSPAAKLVLWSGLVLSGGICIWAFASLIKTDS; encoded by the exons ATGTGCGAAGTCTTGAGATCAAACTTTGAAACGTTTTTTCCATTAATAGAAAAAGCAATCAAACAAGCTGAGTTTATTG CTATTGACACAGAATTCACAGGTCTTGTTGTGGAACCAGAGAACAACCCTAG CCTCTTTGACACAAGTGAAGAGCGCTACCAAAAACTCCGCAAGAATGTATCACGTTTATCGGTTTGTCAAATTG GTTTGTCAATTTTCATCCAAGACAAAAGCAGTAACAG TTATGAAGCTCACACCTTCAATATACCTCTGATGCCTGTAAGCTTTGGAAGTGTAGATAGCTGTTTTGTATGGCAG GCATCCAGCATACAGTTTTTGTGTCAGTTCAACTTTGATTTCAACAAG TTTGCTTATGAAGgagttccctttctgaatgaaGACCAGGAGAGGGAGTTGTGCCAGTGCATCAGCTCAGGTGTATTATTCTCTGGACTCCACAG ACCATTGGATGAAAGTTTCATCCAGTCACTGTGTTCTATGGTGGCAACTTGGTATGTCAGCAGTTCTGTGGGCCAGACCTTCACACTGCATCAGCAGCCAT CTGATGGCAAGTTGTGGAATGACTTCATCATCCAAACAGAAATTCGCAAACGGTTTCCTGAAGTCTGGACCTCAATTGATCCTTTTAAGAAT ATTGCCATTGAACGAATAACTCCAGAGAGGCGGAAAGAATTAGAGATgaaaagggaatcagataaagaAAGAGATCAAGAGAG ATTGAAACAATCCTTACTGGGGTTTACACGAGTGTTTCGTGTCATGAGGGAATACCAAAAG CCTCTGGTAGGACACAACATGTTGATGGACTTATTGTTCCTTTTTGACAAATTCATTCACCCACTTCCTA tcaaATACTGCAGTTTTAAAAAGCAGCTGCATGAAATCTTTCCCAAGATCTTTGACACAAAGCACATGGCTTTCAAGACAAGGAAA GTGCTTGAAAGAATACTAAGAAGGGATATCAATGGCCCTGTTAGTTTGATGCAGTTGTGCCACATCCTAGAAAG TGGTCGAGTAACAAACAGTGTCATGCATATGCCTAAGATTTCATTTGCAAAAGGATTTGACCGATACT tgAGTAAGGATGCACCACATGAAGCCGGCTTTGACTCATACCAGTCTGGAATCA tttttctacGTTTATGCCACATCATTAAATTTGGAAATGAAAG GATAATCACTACCTGTCCATGCTCATTTAACATGTACCTTTCAGCTGCTGCACCTTATTGTAACTGTATTAATGTCATCCGGGCCACTCTCAACCACATT tcATTGGATGGCAGAGACCCTCCTATTACTCGCCCAGAACACCTGTTTGTTACGTGTCGGAAACGAAGTCAAAGGTTGAATATACAGCAG CTAGCTGAGTGGTTTTCGTCATATGGCACGGTAGATGTCCAGTTAAAAAATTCCAGGACAGCACTTGTGGCAGCTGGAAATTTTTCTTG TGCTAAGGCAATCCTCACAGCGTTCCAAGGTCACCATTACATCAGAGTGACGAGATATCACTTCTGGAAACATTCACCAGCAGCAAAGCTGGTTTTATG gtcAGGACTTGTGTTATCAGGAGGAATCTGCATATGGGCCTTTGCTTCTTTAATCAAAACAGATTCCTAG
- the LOC112563351 gene encoding pre-piRNA 3'-exonuclease trimmer-like isoform X2 has protein sequence MPVSFGSVDSCFVWQASSIQFLCQFNFDFNKFAYEGVPFLNEDQERELCQCISSGVLFSGLHRPLDESFIQSLCSMVATWYVSSSVGQTFTLHQQPSDGKLWNDFIIQTEIRKRFPEVWTSIDPFKNIAIERITPERRKELEMKRESDKERDQERLKQSLLGFTRVFRVMREYQKPLVGHNMLMDLLFLFDKFIHPLPIKYCSFKKQLHEIFPKIFDTKHMAFKTRKVLERILRRDINGPVSLMQLCHILESGRVTNSVMHMPKISFAKGFDRYLSKDAPHEAGFDSYQSGIIFLRLCHIIKFGNERIITTCPCSFNMYLSAAAPYCNCINVIRATLNHISLDGRDPPITRPEHLFVTCRKRSQRLNIQQLAEWFSSYGTVDVQLKNSRTALVAAGNFSCAKAILTAFQGHHYIRVTRYHFWKHSPAAKLVLWSGLVLSGGICIWAFASLIKTDS, from the exons ATGCCTGTAAGCTTTGGAAGTGTAGATAGCTGTTTTGTATGGCAG GCATCCAGCATACAGTTTTTGTGTCAGTTCAACTTTGATTTCAACAAG TTTGCTTATGAAGgagttccctttctgaatgaaGACCAGGAGAGGGAGTTGTGCCAGTGCATCAGCTCAGGTGTATTATTCTCTGGACTCCACAG ACCATTGGATGAAAGTTTCATCCAGTCACTGTGTTCTATGGTGGCAACTTGGTATGTCAGCAGTTCTGTGGGCCAGACCTTCACACTGCATCAGCAGCCAT CTGATGGCAAGTTGTGGAATGACTTCATCATCCAAACAGAAATTCGCAAACGGTTTCCTGAAGTCTGGACCTCAATTGATCCTTTTAAGAAT ATTGCCATTGAACGAATAACTCCAGAGAGGCGGAAAGAATTAGAGATgaaaagggaatcagataaagaAAGAGATCAAGAGAG ATTGAAACAATCCTTACTGGGGTTTACACGAGTGTTTCGTGTCATGAGGGAATACCAAAAG CCTCTGGTAGGACACAACATGTTGATGGACTTATTGTTCCTTTTTGACAAATTCATTCACCCACTTCCTA tcaaATACTGCAGTTTTAAAAAGCAGCTGCATGAAATCTTTCCCAAGATCTTTGACACAAAGCACATGGCTTTCAAGACAAGGAAA GTGCTTGAAAGAATACTAAGAAGGGATATCAATGGCCCTGTTAGTTTGATGCAGTTGTGCCACATCCTAGAAAG TGGTCGAGTAACAAACAGTGTCATGCATATGCCTAAGATTTCATTTGCAAAAGGATTTGACCGATACT tgAGTAAGGATGCACCACATGAAGCCGGCTTTGACTCATACCAGTCTGGAATCA tttttctacGTTTATGCCACATCATTAAATTTGGAAATGAAAG GATAATCACTACCTGTCCATGCTCATTTAACATGTACCTTTCAGCTGCTGCACCTTATTGTAACTGTATTAATGTCATCCGGGCCACTCTCAACCACATT tcATTGGATGGCAGAGACCCTCCTATTACTCGCCCAGAACACCTGTTTGTTACGTGTCGGAAACGAAGTCAAAGGTTGAATATACAGCAG CTAGCTGAGTGGTTTTCGTCATATGGCACGGTAGATGTCCAGTTAAAAAATTCCAGGACAGCACTTGTGGCAGCTGGAAATTTTTCTTG TGCTAAGGCAATCCTCACAGCGTTCCAAGGTCACCATTACATCAGAGTGACGAGATATCACTTCTGGAAACATTCACCAGCAGCAAAGCTGGTTTTATG gtcAGGACTTGTGTTATCAGGAGGAATCTGCATATGGGCCTTTGCTTCTTTAATCAAAACAGATTCCTAG